In Nitrospirota bacterium, the following proteins share a genomic window:
- a CDS encoding dCTP deaminase, translating to MMICNDRWIRKMAREKDMIHPFVEKQVRTDVISYGLSSYGYDLRVADEFKIFTNINTTIVDPKHFDPASFIDFKGACCIVPPNSFALARSVEFFKIPQNTMTICVGKSTYARCGIITNVTPLEPGWEGYVTLEISNTTPLPARIYANEGLAQVIFFEGSEAPETTYKDRKGKYQSQVGITLPRI from the coding sequence ATCATGATCTGCAACGATCGATGGATCCGGAAAATGGCGCGCGAGAAGGACATGATCCATCCCTTCGTCGAAAAACAGGTCCGAACCGACGTCATTTCCTACGGCCTGTCCTCCTACGGCTACGATCTCCGCGTCGCCGATGAATTCAAGATCTTCACCAATATCAACACCACCATTGTCGATCCCAAGCACTTCGACCCGGCCTCGTTCATCGACTTCAAGGGCGCCTGCTGCATCGTTCCTCCGAATTCCTTCGCCCTCGCCCGGAGCGTCGAGTTCTTCAAGATCCCTCAGAACACGATGACCATTTGCGTCGGCAAGTCCACCTATGCCCGGTGCGGAATCATCACCAACGTCACACCCCTGGAACCCGGATGGGAAGGATATGTGACTCTTGAAATTTCGAACACCACCCCCCTCCCCGCGCGAATTTATGCCAACGAGGGCCTGGCCCAAGTGATCTTCTTTGAAGGCTCCGAGGCGCCCGAGACCACCTATAAAGATCGAAAAGGCAAGTACCAGTCGCAGGTCGGCATCACGCTGCCGCGGATCTAG
- a CDS encoding tetratricopeptide repeat protein: MIDAFRTLSSRGLAAVVWVGVAASGCGSNQKALVHQRVAESYLSERNYTPALEELMKAEKLNPKDAVIQFDMGIAYQGIGRTGEAIEHLKRAVELKKDYAEAHNRLGVIYAGLGRHDSAIQEFQAALSNVLYPAPENVYQNLSYTYYLKHDCDQALAAARNGLRFRPEHSFLLNSMGLALRCVKKNADAEDAFRQSLKLNPDYVEAHFNMGDLLAETGRKESAKVEYQEVIRLAPYSDFARQARSKLELLK, from the coding sequence ATGATAGACGCGTTCCGAACCTTGTCAAGCCGTGGCTTGGCCGCCGTTGTGTGGGTCGGTGTCGCCGCGTCCGGCTGCGGTTCGAACCAGAAGGCACTCGTCCACCAGCGTGTGGCCGAATCCTACCTTTCCGAGCGCAACTATACCCCCGCCCTTGAGGAATTGATGAAGGCGGAGAAACTGAATCCCAAGGATGCGGTCATCCAGTTCGATATGGGCATCGCCTACCAGGGCATCGGGCGGACGGGTGAGGCCATCGAGCATCTCAAGCGGGCCGTCGAACTGAAGAAAGACTACGCCGAGGCCCACAACAGACTGGGTGTGATCTATGCCGGCCTCGGCCGGCACGACAGCGCCATTCAAGAATTCCAGGCGGCGCTCTCGAACGTCCTCTATCCCGCTCCCGAAAATGTCTACCAGAACCTGAGCTACACGTACTACTTGAAACACGATTGCGACCAGGCGCTGGCCGCGGCTCGAAACGGCCTGAGATTCCGTCCGGAACATTCGTTCCTGCTCAACAGCATGGGACTTGCCCTGCGATGCGTGAAGAAAAACGCGGATGCCGAGGACGCCTTCCGGCAATCGCTCAAGTTGAACCCCGACTATGTGGAGGCCCACTTCAACATGGGGGATCTCCTCGCCGAGACCGGCCGGAAGGAATCGGCCAAGGTCGAATACCAGGAAGTGATCCGTCTCGCGCCCTACAGCGATTTCGCCCGCCAAGCGCGTAGCAAACTCGAACTGTTGAAGTGA
- a CDS encoding diacylglycerol kinase family lipid kinase, with protein sequence MTPEAPARSFCFIANPSAGAGRLGKQLPHLQKELDQRFSSFELRTSRTRGDIPDLTAEAVKQGFTVVVAVGGDGTINEVAHGFYLAGKSDTAMGVVPLGTGSDFIRSIGVPREPQAALAFLASAPPLPTDLGVARLRNHEGRPTSRAFINIADFGLGGEVVDRANRSPKWLGSFFTFYINTLVSLFSYRPKSIRMKFDGHSFDQKITAVIIGNGQYFGGGMRGAPKAILDDGLFDVIVLDAMSPLTIVRNLSKLYETTEVLPNPAIHFYRTTRMDVESDERVLIDLDGEQPGTLPATFEIVPGALKVIRKSRS encoded by the coding sequence ATGACCCCCGAAGCTCCGGCCAGGTCGTTCTGCTTCATTGCCAATCCCTCGGCCGGGGCCGGTCGCCTCGGAAAACAGTTGCCGCACCTCCAGAAAGAACTCGATCAGCGCTTCTCATCCTTCGAGCTGAGGACCTCCCGTACGCGCGGCGACATTCCGGACCTCACCGCTGAGGCGGTCAAGCAAGGTTTCACCGTCGTAGTGGCCGTTGGAGGGGATGGAACGATCAACGAGGTCGCCCATGGGTTTTACCTCGCGGGCAAGTCCGACACCGCCATGGGAGTCGTTCCGCTCGGCACCGGCTCGGACTTTATCCGATCCATCGGAGTCCCACGGGAACCTCAGGCGGCCCTCGCCTTCTTGGCCTCCGCTCCTCCCCTCCCCACCGACCTCGGCGTGGCGCGCCTGAGGAATCATGAAGGTCGGCCCACCTCGCGCGCTTTTATCAACATCGCCGATTTCGGCCTCGGCGGCGAAGTGGTGGACCGCGCGAATCGGTCGCCGAAATGGCTCGGAAGTTTCTTTACCTTCTACATCAACACCCTCGTCTCGCTTTTTTCCTACCGTCCAAAATCCATCCGGATGAAATTCGACGGCCATTCCTTCGATCAGAAGATCACCGCCGTGATCATAGGCAACGGACAGTACTTTGGCGGAGGGATGCGTGGGGCGCCGAAGGCCATCCTGGACGACGGCCTCTTCGACGTCATCGTCCTCGATGCCATGTCTCCGCTGACGATCGTTCGCAATCTGTCGAAACTCTACGAAACCACCGAGGTGCTCCCGAACCCTGCGATTCACTTCTACCGAACGACGCGGATGGACGTCGAATCGGACGAACGAGTGCTGATCGATTTGGATGGCGAACAGCCCGGAACACTCCCGGCCACGTTTGAGATTGTGCCGGGGGCCCTGAAGGTGATTCGAAAGAGTCGAAGTTAG
- a CDS encoding glycosyltransferase, whose translation MKIAILGTKGIPCRYGGMEMCAQEVSARLVARGHEVTVFCDRSLYPDRPQEHLGVRLRHMPSIPTKHLHILSATVLALPHVVREKPDAVLLFNVAHAPLILLLNAFGIPVVTNVGGMDWLRAKWGPTSKAYYRWSARSCAKWSQVLVCDSKVLADYYRSTYFADSSYIPYGAVPESSRNAALLANHFHLTPQSYGLIVTRLEPENNVLLACEAWASAPSPLQLAVVGWASYRSRYVTQLHRYANGRIHFLGPIYDPGVLQELRCNSRIYIHGCEVGGTNPALIQAMASGCEVAALDNPFNREVLGEDGLYYQKTSRSLLGVIQEAIRDGQSSVRRRAVARDRALRLYCWEAVADAYELEFRRVQLTRPFGSATRKAT comes from the coding sequence ATGAAGATTGCCATTCTCGGCACAAAAGGCATCCCTTGCCGGTACGGCGGGATGGAGATGTGTGCCCAGGAAGTATCTGCCAGGCTGGTGGCCCGGGGGCATGAAGTAACTGTATTCTGTGACAGGAGCCTGTACCCGGATCGTCCCCAGGAGCACCTCGGAGTTCGGCTTCGGCACATGCCCAGCATACCGACCAAGCACCTCCACATCTTATCCGCAACCGTTCTCGCCCTCCCACATGTAGTTCGCGAGAAGCCGGACGCGGTCCTTCTTTTCAACGTGGCGCATGCACCGCTTATTCTTCTCTTGAATGCCTTTGGCATACCCGTTGTTACAAACGTGGGGGGGATGGATTGGCTTAGGGCCAAATGGGGGCCGACTTCCAAGGCTTACTACCGGTGGAGCGCCCGATCATGCGCCAAGTGGAGCCAGGTCCTTGTCTGCGATTCCAAGGTATTGGCCGACTATTATCGATCCACATACTTTGCCGATTCCTCCTACATCCCGTACGGAGCGGTTCCGGAGTCGTCCCGCAATGCGGCCTTGCTGGCGAACCATTTCCACCTTACTCCGCAAAGCTATGGCCTGATCGTCACGCGGCTCGAGCCGGAAAACAATGTGCTCCTGGCGTGTGAAGCGTGGGCCTCTGCCCCCTCGCCTCTCCAACTTGCGGTGGTAGGGTGGGCATCCTATCGGAGCCGATACGTGACGCAGCTACATCGGTATGCCAATGGTAGAATCCACTTCCTCGGCCCCATATACGATCCGGGAGTACTTCAGGAATTGCGGTGCAACTCTAGGATCTATATTCACGGATGCGAGGTCGGGGGGACAAATCCGGCCCTCATCCAAGCCATGGCCTCCGGATGCGAGGTCGCCGCTCTCGACAATCCATTTAACCGAGAAGTCCTGGGCGAGGATGGACTCTACTATCAGAAAACCTCCAGGAGCCTCCTCGGTGTAATTCAGGAGGCCATCCGCGATGGGCAGTCGTCCGTTCGCCGCCGTGCGGTCGCCCGTGACCGCGCCCTTCGCCTCTATTGTTGGGAAGCCGTGGCCGACGCGTACGAACTGGAATTCAGGCGCGTGCAATTGACGCGACCCTTCGGAAGCGCCACTCGAAAAGCGACTTGA
- a CDS encoding glycosyltransferase family 2 protein: MPRTLSIIIPAFNEESSIEEVIRRVERVDIAFLGVEKQIVVVDDGSTDGTVSKVRCSGRVSVVRHPHRRGKGSAIRTGLAHATGDLVLIQDADLEYDPSDYPCLLDPMLKGAARVVYGSRFLLRRRPEGMRLAFLGANRILTLLANVLYGGRLTDMTTCYKLFRTEDLRAMDIEAEGFEFCPEATAKLKRAGVDIMEVPVSYQARQSKGGKKLRWWDGLAVVKSLFEWRFRRVASIARA; this comes from the coding sequence ATGCCGCGCACCCTCTCGATTATCATCCCTGCGTTCAATGAGGAATCCAGTATCGAAGAGGTAATCCGAAGGGTGGAACGGGTGGATATTGCATTCCTGGGCGTTGAAAAGCAGATCGTCGTGGTCGACGACGGCTCCACGGATGGCACCGTCTCGAAGGTGAGGTGTTCCGGAAGGGTCTCAGTCGTTCGGCATCCGCATCGCCGAGGAAAGGGAAGCGCCATCCGGACCGGGCTGGCGCATGCAACGGGTGATCTTGTCCTCATTCAAGACGCGGACCTGGAGTACGATCCTTCCGACTACCCATGCCTTCTGGATCCCATGCTGAAGGGTGCCGCCCGCGTGGTATATGGCTCCCGATTTCTGCTGAGGCGACGTCCGGAGGGAATGCGGCTCGCGTTCCTGGGGGCCAATCGTATCCTGACCCTTCTCGCGAATGTTCTCTATGGCGGCCGCCTTACGGACATGACCACGTGTTACAAGCTGTTTCGTACGGAGGATCTGCGCGCGATGGACATCGAGGCTGAAGGATTCGAGTTCTGTCCCGAGGCCACGGCGAAATTGAAAAGAGCGGGGGTAGACATCATGGAAGTACCAGTCTCGTACCAAGCCAGGCAGTCGAAGGGAGGGAAAAAGCTCAGGTGGTGGGATGGTCTCGCCGTTGTCAAGTCGCTTTTCGAGTGGCGCTTCCGAAGGGTCGCGTCAATTGCACGCGCCTGA
- the rlmB gene encoding 23S rRNA (guanosine(2251)-2'-O)-methyltransferase RlmB yields the protein MRPPHSDLILFGPHTVAEALSSKRTRLREIQIRQGVQERRLETLLEDAGRAGVRILVLDPREFHRRYPDRHAQGIVALAESFPYQTLDQCLEKAGLQDLWVLLDHLLDPRNVGAIIRTAFALGCAAVVLPKDRAAQITETVIRTSAGTAWHIPIVLVANMAQTITALQSAGFRVLGADPGGAPVDASPIDAGEPLALVVGEEGEGLRELTKKRCDALVSIAQDPRLDSMNVSVAAAIMLYEFAKQKRPHR from the coding sequence TTGAGACCTCCCCACTCGGACTTGATTCTGTTCGGTCCCCACACGGTGGCGGAGGCCCTCTCCTCCAAGCGGACTCGCCTGAGAGAGATTCAGATCCGGCAGGGAGTTCAGGAGCGGCGCCTCGAAACTCTGCTGGAAGACGCGGGACGGGCGGGAGTCCGCATCCTGGTGCTCGACCCCCGCGAGTTCCACCGCCGCTACCCCGACCGACATGCCCAGGGAATCGTGGCTCTTGCGGAATCGTTCCCGTACCAAACTCTTGATCAATGCCTTGAGAAAGCGGGACTTCAGGATCTTTGGGTGTTGCTCGACCACCTGCTCGATCCCCGTAACGTAGGCGCCATCATTCGAACGGCTTTTGCCCTGGGCTGTGCCGCCGTGGTCCTTCCCAAAGATCGCGCGGCGCAGATTACGGAGACGGTCATCCGCACGTCCGCCGGGACCGCCTGGCACATCCCCATCGTTCTCGTGGCCAACATGGCCCAGACCATCACCGCGCTCCAATCGGCCGGGTTCAGGGTGCTCGGGGCGGATCCCGGTGGCGCCCCCGTGGATGCCTCACCCATCGATGCGGGAGAACCGCTGGCTCTGGTGGTGGGGGAGGAAGGCGAGGGGCTTCGCGAACTCACCAAGAAGCGCTGCGACGCCCTGGTGTCCATTGCTCAAGACCCGCGACTCGATTCGATGAACGTTTCCGTTGCCGCAGCGATCATGCTATACGAATTCGCGAAACAGAAACGGCCACATAGATGA
- a CDS encoding transcriptional repressor produces MIPNNQVGSLFRQNGLRLTKQRQAIINIFLRSRKHLSVEELYQRVKKLSPSIGYATVYRTVKVLTRANLAEERQFGDGRSRFESAMEKKHHDHLICVKCGKIVEFENDQIEQLQEAAARHRGFKVLSHKLELYGHCPSCQ; encoded by the coding sequence ATGATCCCCAACAATCAGGTCGGAAGCCTTTTTCGACAGAACGGACTTCGGCTGACCAAGCAGCGCCAGGCCATCATCAACATCTTCCTTCGTTCACGCAAGCACCTCAGTGTGGAGGAACTCTACCAGCGGGTGAAAAAACTGTCGCCCTCCATCGGGTATGCCACCGTGTATCGCACGGTCAAGGTCCTTACCCGGGCCAATCTGGCCGAGGAGCGGCAATTTGGGGATGGCCGCTCCCGCTTCGAGAGCGCGATGGAGAAGAAGCATCATGACCACCTCATCTGCGTGAAGTGTGGAAAGATCGTCGAGTTTGAAAACGACCAGATCGAGCAGTTGCAAGAGGCGGCGGCGCGGCACCGCGGCTTCAAAGTGCTCAGCCACAAGCTCGAACTCTACGGCCACTGCCCCTCCTGCCAGTAG
- a CDS encoding UDP-2,3-diacylglucosamine diphosphatase, which yields MGDLILSDVHLRGEGDPRQSQFVRFMEAKAPEVENLFIAGDLLDLWFGMKPILVREYYPVLRLLRRLSQSGMKIHYLEGNHDFNLHPYVEDALGSEVSQELEWSFGGRRALLTHGDGLDPGDVKYRILKRIVRSPFFRFLTACLPGSAMWRLGLQFSTVSRSYLGRDRPQLEAQTAFAQDRVRAGYDVVILGHAHVPGIVPVESNGRKGLYVNVGDWLTNFTYVDVQDGRFTIKTMDGRPLDARVSANEEVV from the coding sequence TTGGGTGATCTGATCCTGTCCGACGTTCACTTGAGGGGTGAAGGTGATCCCCGGCAGTCCCAGTTTGTCCGTTTCATGGAAGCCAAGGCCCCCGAAGTGGAAAACCTTTTCATCGCGGGCGACCTGCTCGACCTATGGTTCGGCATGAAGCCCATCCTAGTCCGGGAGTATTATCCTGTGCTGCGTCTCCTGCGGAGGCTTTCGCAGTCGGGGATGAAAATTCACTACCTGGAAGGCAACCATGATTTCAACCTGCATCCCTACGTGGAGGATGCTTTGGGATCGGAGGTGAGCCAGGAACTCGAATGGTCGTTCGGGGGTCGCCGGGCGCTGCTGACCCACGGCGACGGACTGGACCCCGGCGATGTGAAGTATCGCATCCTGAAGCGGATCGTGCGGTCGCCCTTCTTCAGGTTCCTGACGGCCTGCCTGCCCGGTTCCGCCATGTGGCGATTGGGGCTGCAATTCTCCACGGTGAGCCGGAGTTACCTCGGCCGGGACCGCCCCCAATTAGAGGCCCAAACGGCTTTTGCGCAGGACCGCGTTCGCGCGGGTTACGACGTCGTGATTCTGGGCCACGCGCATGTGCCCGGAATCGTGCCCGTGGAATCCAACGGGCGAAAAGGACTGTATGTCAATGTGGGCGACTGGCTCACGAATTTCACCTACGTGGACGTCCAGGATGGGCGTTTCACGATCAAAACGATGGACGGGCGTCCCCTGGATGCCCGGGTGTCTGCGAACGAGGAGGTCGTATGA
- a CDS encoding nucleotidyltransferase domain-containing protein has translation MGLGFDHYRRFLEAFTHGLQEQHQDDLVSVVLFGSVARGTASPESDIDILIVLTRPESNEIWWSQRALLEKLAQTCPEGRLDEDLPGTTRVRHFTLSTEQARKNRHLYLDMTEEAVILFDRNGFFAGKLEEMRKRLKELGSRRVWQPDGSWYWEIKPDLKFGEEFEL, from the coding sequence ATGGGACTTGGATTCGATCACTACCGCAGGTTCCTTGAGGCCTTCACTCATGGGCTCCAGGAGCAACACCAGGATGATCTGGTTTCGGTCGTGCTGTTTGGCTCCGTCGCCCGCGGGACCGCAAGTCCGGAGAGCGACATTGACATCCTCATCGTGCTGACACGGCCGGAGTCGAATGAAATCTGGTGGTCCCAGCGCGCGCTCCTTGAAAAGCTCGCCCAGACCTGCCCGGAGGGAAGGTTGGACGAAGACCTGCCGGGCACGACACGGGTCCGTCATTTCACCTTGTCCACGGAGCAGGCCCGGAAGAACCGCCATCTCTATCTCGACATGACCGAGGAAGCCGTCATCCTGTTTGATCGCAATGGCTTTTTTGCAGGCAAGCTCGAAGAAATGAGGAAACGCCTCAAGGAACTCGGATCTCGCCGCGTGTGGCAGCCGGACGGCTCCTGGTACTGGGAGATCAAACCCGACCTGAAGTTCGGCGAAGAATTCGAGCTGTAG
- a CDS encoding helix-turn-helix domain-containing protein produces MTVTTESRSPLHLLGRVEKATSRGPSRNLPGRPPHASPPPPLGARLREKREAAGITLNDLSVRTKISSATLQAIENDDAPVTLPEIYFRAHLREILTVLGEDPQSWAEVIALFMTFRRNTSDAGPSPWAMDRRRLLLVGGILFIILGLAVWGLAPRKSAVTVTALGGNGEAQGKVSVELVCREFTSVEYQVDGEEPQKLFLREGERKRLSGRRKIRLILFKPRALDVYYEGKKVDQMEWLGSAARMTFP; encoded by the coding sequence GTGACCGTCACCACGGAATCCCGGAGCCCGCTCCACCTCCTCGGCCGGGTCGAAAAGGCGACCTCCCGTGGACCCTCCCGGAACCTCCCGGGCCGACCCCCCCATGCCTCGCCCCCCCCCCCGCTGGGCGCGCGACTGAGGGAGAAGCGCGAGGCCGCGGGGATCACCCTGAACGATCTTTCCGTCCGGACCAAGATCTCATCCGCCACCCTTCAGGCGATCGAGAATGACGACGCACCGGTCACCCTTCCCGAAATCTACTTCCGCGCGCATCTCAGAGAGATCCTCACGGTTCTTGGCGAAGACCCGCAGTCCTGGGCCGAAGTCATCGCCCTTTTCATGACGTTCCGGAGAAACACGTCCGACGCCGGCCCCTCCCCCTGGGCCATGGATCGGCGCAGACTGCTTCTCGTGGGGGGTATCCTGTTCATCATTCTCGGATTGGCCGTCTGGGGACTTGCCCCTCGCAAATCCGCCGTTACCGTGACCGCCCTGGGCGGCAACGGCGAGGCGCAGGGAAAGGTTTCCGTCGAACTGGTATGCCGCGAATTCACCTCGGTGGAATACCAAGTGGATGGCGAGGAGCCGCAGAAACTGTTTCTCCGGGAAGGCGAAAGGAAACGGCTCTCCGGCCGGAGAAAGATTCGATTGATCCTTTTCAAACCCAGGGCCTTGGATGTCTACTACGAAGGCAAGAAGGTGGATCAGATGGAATGGCTGGGATCGGCGGCCAGGATGACTTTTCCGTGA
- the pyrF gene encoding orotidine-5'-phosphate decarboxylase yields MPTNRIILALDTASLHEAMEWVKAVKGLVDFFKIGSELFTTEGSRAVAELKRQGLRVFLDLKFHDVPVTVSRALREVVRMQVDIVNVHAQGGEPMMRAAAEAVTDEAGKIGVARPRLIAVTLLTSLSQLDLEHLGVAHPLTQIVERLAKLAHRCGLDGAVCSPHEIPVVRRGCGKEFLLVTPGIRLPDSPADDQKRKATPQQAVEWGADYLVIGRPVWSSPDPVRTLESILGSLPAN; encoded by the coding sequence TTGCCCACTAACAGGATTATTCTCGCGCTCGACACCGCTTCTCTCCACGAAGCCATGGAGTGGGTGAAGGCCGTGAAAGGGCTGGTCGATTTTTTCAAGATCGGGAGTGAACTCTTCACCACCGAAGGCTCACGCGCCGTGGCGGAGCTCAAGCGGCAGGGACTTCGGGTTTTTCTTGATCTGAAATTCCACGATGTGCCGGTCACCGTCTCCCGTGCCTTGCGCGAGGTTGTCCGGATGCAGGTGGACATCGTGAACGTTCACGCCCAGGGGGGTGAACCGATGATGCGGGCGGCCGCGGAAGCGGTCACGGATGAAGCCGGGAAGATCGGCGTGGCGAGACCGCGCCTGATTGCCGTAACCCTCCTCACCTCCCTCAGTCAGCTCGACCTGGAACATCTTGGCGTCGCGCATCCCCTCACCCAAATCGTCGAGCGCCTCGCCAAGCTGGCCCATCGGTGCGGCTTGGACGGAGCGGTGTGCTCTCCGCACGAAATCCCGGTGGTTCGACGAGGTTGCGGCAAGGAGTTCCTCCTCGTCACTCCCGGCATTCGATTGCCGGATTCCCCAGCCGACGATCAGAAGCGGAAAGCCACGCCCCAGCAGGCCGTCGAATGGGGCGCAGACTACCTCGTGATCGGCCGGCCGGTCTGGAGTTCTCCGGACCCGGTCCGAACGCTCGAATCGATCCTCGGCTCCCTCCCCGCAAATTGA
- a CDS encoding HEPN domain-containing protein: protein MTNHQKARAIMRDAERTLKEAEALFQEANWNQTIRRGQETVELTLKAALHFLGIDYPKRHDVGSTFASAARKRIPQATAEELRKVEKGSDWLDARRTLAFYRDQEYTEADALEALEHARFAVDRIRAWCFSTEQ, encoded by the coding sequence GTGACCAACCACCAGAAGGCCCGCGCGATCATGCGGGACGCGGAACGGACCCTGAAAGAAGCGGAAGCCCTTTTCCAAGAGGCCAATTGGAACCAGACCATTCGCCGCGGGCAGGAGACCGTGGAGTTGACGCTCAAGGCGGCGCTGCATTTTCTCGGCATCGACTACCCGAAGAGGCACGATGTGGGAAGCACATTTGCAAGCGCCGCGCGGAAGCGAATTCCACAAGCCACGGCGGAGGAGCTGAGGAAAGTTGAAAAGGGATCGGACTGGTTGGATGCCCGCCGGACCTTGGCCTTCTACCGTGATCAAGAGTACACCGAGGCCGACGCATTGGAGGCGTTGGAGCACGCGCGTTTCGCGGTCGACAGGATCCGGGCGTGGTGCTTCTCTACGGAACAGTGA
- the coaBC gene encoding bifunctional phosphopantothenoylcysteine decarboxylase/phosphopantothenate--cysteine ligase CoaBC, giving the protein MSYLKGRTIVVGVSGGIAAYKVCELVRLYADAGASVHVVMTRGAQEFVRPLTFETLTENPVMTDVFALQQSKIWHIDLPGKADAVVVAPATANIVARMAQGLADDPVTTFLLATKAPVLVAPAMNTNMLEHPAYRQNEARIREFGYEVIEPGEGFLACGFVGKGRMAEPEVILKATEKRLAPQSLKGKTVLVTAGPTREYWDSARFISNPSSGRMGYAIAQEAWLRGGVVTLVAGPVERENPVGVRTIHVETAEQMMRETLTAGRKADLVVMAAAVGDFIPEKPVAGKIKKREAAANGTVSLTLRTNVDILETLGREKNGTLLVGFAAEPAGLVSAAGSKLKEKNLDLLVANPIDGAERAFESEDNHVTLFWRDGRTEDWPRLPKDEVARRLLERVSAMLLDSRR; this is encoded by the coding sequence ATGAGCTACCTCAAGGGCCGGACGATCGTTGTAGGCGTTTCCGGAGGGATCGCCGCCTACAAAGTCTGTGAGTTGGTCCGGCTCTACGCCGATGCGGGCGCGAGCGTTCACGTGGTGATGACGCGCGGGGCGCAGGAGTTCGTGCGGCCGCTGACGTTTGAAACCCTGACGGAGAACCCTGTTATGACCGACGTGTTCGCGCTCCAGCAATCGAAGATCTGGCATATCGATCTCCCGGGGAAGGCGGACGCGGTAGTGGTGGCCCCCGCCACGGCCAACATCGTGGCGAGAATGGCTCAGGGGCTCGCGGACGATCCGGTTACGACGTTCCTGCTCGCCACCAAGGCGCCGGTGTTGGTGGCGCCTGCCATGAACACCAACATGCTCGAACACCCGGCCTACCGGCAGAACGAAGCCCGAATCCGCGAGTTCGGTTATGAGGTGATCGAGCCGGGGGAGGGATTTCTGGCCTGCGGGTTTGTGGGCAAGGGGCGCATGGCGGAGCCGGAGGTCATTCTGAAAGCCACCGAGAAGCGACTGGCGCCCCAAAGCCTGAAGGGCAAGACGGTGCTGGTGACGGCCGGGCCGACGCGCGAGTATTGGGATTCGGCGCGATTCATTTCGAACCCTTCCTCCGGCCGAATGGGGTATGCGATTGCCCAGGAGGCGTGGTTGCGGGGGGGGGTGGTCACCCTGGTGGCCGGCCCGGTCGAGCGCGAGAACCCCGTGGGCGTTCGGACGATCCACGTCGAGACCGCCGAGCAGATGATGAGGGAGACTCTGACCGCCGGCCGGAAAGCGGATCTCGTGGTCATGGCGGCGGCGGTCGGCGATTTCATTCCGGAGAAGCCGGTGGCGGGAAAGATCAAGAAACGCGAGGCGGCGGCAAACGGAACCGTTTCGCTGACGCTCCGGACGAATGTGGATATTCTGGAGACTTTGGGCCGAGAGAAAAACGGGACCTTGCTCGTGGGATTTGCCGCGGAGCCGGCGGGCCTCGTGTCCGCCGCCGGGTCCAAGCTGAAGGAGAAGAACTTGGATCTGCTCGTGGCCAATCCCATCGATGGAGCGGAGAGGGCCTTTGAATCGGAGGATAACCACGTTACGTTGTTCTGGCGCGACGGACGAACCGAGGATTGGCCGAGGCTGCCGAAGGACGAGGTGGCCAGACGGCTTCTCGAACGCGTGAGCGCCATGCTTCTTGACTCTCGTCGCTAG
- a CDS encoding glycosyltransferase family 2 protein: MKGRDQLSIVIPVFNEARAIHFVVEETLAACEIILRSLPKIRSTEVLLIDDGSDDGTADVLSSLTGVGVLRHPHRRGYGAALRTGFAAARGTVLAMLDGDHSYPPGALSALVQETLSSDAELVIGARYGDFSGHLDPIRKLGNRLFRAAITLLYDHRLIDPTSGMRSFRRGFLEEVGTLPDGFDYGLAMTLRAVARGIRIGEMHIQARARIGRSKLHIPTQGARFLLTIVREYRAVGSLRALSRTFPARPLTSER, from the coding sequence GTGAAAGGTAGGGATCAGCTATCCATCGTCATCCCGGTCTTCAATGAAGCAAGAGCCATACACTTTGTCGTTGAGGAAACTCTTGCGGCATGCGAGATCATTCTTCGGTCTTTACCCAAGATCCGTTCAACGGAAGTACTGCTTATCGATGACGGGTCGGACGACGGGACCGCCGATGTCCTTTCCAGCCTCACGGGGGTCGGCGTCCTTCGGCACCCGCACCGACGGGGATACGGCGCTGCTCTGCGGACTGGATTTGCGGCCGCTCGAGGAACCGTCTTGGCCATGCTGGACGGCGACCACTCCTACCCACCTGGGGCGCTCTCTGCTCTTGTCCAAGAAACCCTGAGTTCAGATGCCGAACTGGTAATCGGTGCCCGCTATGGAGACTTTTCCGGTCATCTGGACCCTATTCGAAAATTGGGGAACCGCTTGTTTAGAGCCGCCATCACGTTGCTGTACGACCATCGCCTGATTGATCCCACTTCCGGGATGAGGTCCTTCAGGCGGGGGTTCTTGGAAGAGGTGGGCACGTTGCCGGACGGTTTTGACTACGGCCTCGCGATGACACTCCGGGCCGTCGCACGAGGAATCAGAATAGGCGAAATGCACATTCAGGCACGCGCCCGGATCGGTCGTTCCAAGCTTCATATCCCGACCCAAGGCGCCAGGTTTCTGCTCACCATTGTTCGAGAATATAGGGCCGTTGGATCCCTGCGCGCGTTGAGCAGGACCTTCCCGGCTCGACCGCTGACCTCCGAGCGCTGA